The stretch of DNA TATAATCTTCTCGTGTTTTTTCATTTCAATTTTTCTCCCATCTTTTATACTTTTATTTTATAGATTGCCCCTTTGAAAATAATGGTTTAAAAGCATGACTATTTAAAGCATGAGAATCGTACGGATAGATTTTTTTTACTGCTTTTGATATTAATTCCTTATCAATATCTCCGTATTGGATCTCTAAGCCTTCTAGCATATTTATTAAATCTTCTGTGGCGATATTTCCCGCTGCTCCCGGAGCAAAGGGGCAGCCTCCAAATCCACCAAAAGAAGATTCAATCCATTGAATTGGATATTCTAAAGAAACTAATGTATTTGCCAATCCAAATCCCATAGTATCATGAAAGTGTATTCCATAATGTATATCACTGGGACACTCAGGTAAAAGTGTTTCCCAAAAATTCCTTATTTGTAAGGGATTTGCATTACCTGTTGAATCAGCAAAATTAAAATACCTAATTCCCATCTTGTATAATTTACCCACCATCTCTGATACTTTAACAACAGGCTGATTCCCTTCAAATGGACAGTGGAATGCAGTAGCTAACCCCACTTTTATTTGTGGTGAACCTTTTTTCTCTTGATATAGTTGTATAATCTTCCCTAATTGGTCAAATGATTCATTGTGAGTTTTATGGATATTATTTTGGTTGTGTTTTTCGCTTACTGAGATAACATAGGTAATCCGATTAACCGCTAACTCTTGCGCTAAT from Candidatus Atribacteria bacterium encodes:
- a CDS encoding hydroxymethylglutaryl-CoA lyase, giving the protein MGKRKISIVEVGPRDGLQNIKKYIPLIKKVNVIDFLYHSGLRNIEVTSFVSPKAIPQMKDAYQLVEKIKGLKFSDLNIITLVPNLYGAKLAQELAVNRITYVISVSEKHNQNNIHKTHNESFDQLGKIIQLYQEKKGSPQIKVGLATAFHCPFEGNQPVVKVSEMVGKLYKMGIRYFNFADSTGNANPLQIRNFWETLLPECPSDIHYGIHFHDTMGFGLANTLVSLEYPIQWIESSFGGFGGCPFAPGAAGNIATEDLINMLEGLEIQYGDIDKELISKAVKKIYPYDSHALNSHAFKPLFSKGQSIK